In Agrobacterium vitis, the genomic stretch GGTAACCTGTTGCTGGTGATCCTCAACCTGCCGCTGATCGGGCTGTGGGTGAAGATGCTGACCATTCCCTACCGCATGCTGTTTCCGGCCATCGTCATCTTTGCCTCGATTGGATGTTATTCCATCAACAACAACCCCTTCGACGTCTATGCAATCATCGTCTCGGGCATACTTGGCTACGTGCTGATCCGTGTGGGCTGCGAACCGGCACCCCTTCTGCTGGGATTCGTTCTGGGGCCGCTGCTCGAGGAGCATCTCCGGCGGGCGATGATCATCTCCCGCGGCGACGCGACGGTGTTCGTCACAAACCCGATCGCTGCATCGCTGCTCGGCTTGGGTCTGGTCTGCGTAATCCTAGCGCTCCTACCGTCGATACGTTCCAAGCGCGATCAAGTGTTCGTGGAGGACGACTGATGCCGGGCATTTTCATGTCCTCGGGCGCCAGGGCGAGTTTTCAAGTTATGGGGTGTGAGAGCTACCTTCTTTCGCGAACGCCGAATGGTGTGATTATTTTCTATAATAAACTTTCGCCGCCCAGTTGCTGTAGCAGGCTTGCAGATCAAAGGCTTAACCGAAACAACTGGAACCGAAAGTTCGATTCCCGTCAAGGCGATGGGAGGCCTTGAAGGCGACCTCCCATCGGACGAAGTTTAACCAGACGAGCGTCGTCATTAGCCAACGGCGAAGTCGGTCGACACCGAGACGGTGCGCCATTCTGAGAGGATGGCGGCGTCATGCGCGTGCTTTTTCTCGATCGCGGCGACCGTGTCGCTACCGAGCGGCAGGCGCACCGGCGGATTGGGGGCGTCAGTGAAGGCGATCAGGACCTCTGCCAGCTTTTGTGGATCGCCGGGTTGGTTATGGCTGACGCCGGCTGCTATCGTGCGCACCTTGCCGGCAGTTTCTGAGTAATCGCCGATGATATTGCCGCTTACCGACAAGGAAGAGCTATCGAGGAAGTCGGTGCGGAAATAGCCCGGCTCTACGACGGTGACGTGGATGCCAAGTGGCGCGAGTTCGTCATGAAGGGCTTCGCTCAGGCCCTCGACGGCAAATTTCGTCGAGGAGTAGACACCGAAGCCAGCGGCGCCGCGATAGCCTCCGATCGATGAGATATTCAGGATGCGGCCGGAACGCGCCCGGCGCATCGAGGGCAGAACGGCCCGGGTCACATTGAGGAGACCAAAGACATTGGTGCGATAGACAGCCTCGATTTCGGATACCGTCGCCTCCTCGACAGCCCCCATCAATCCGAAACCTGCGTTGTTAAGCAGGATATCGATCTGGCCGAAGCGATCGATCGCGACTTTCACCGCTGCAGTCGCCTGTTTGTCGTCGGTCACGTCGAGGGCGACCGGAAGCAGGTTGGGGTGTTCGCCGAACCGCTCGGTGATCGCCTTTGGATTGCGGGCGGTGGCGACGACGGCGTCGCCCTGTGCAAGAGCACGCGTCGTGATGAGGGCGCCAAAGCCGCGTGAGGCGCCGGTGATGAACCAAATTTTCATGAGGACGTTCCTTGATTTTCGATGACATAAGGGAGGGGGGCTGGCCACCGCGATATCGGGATGGCCAACCGGGTGGGAAAGGGTCACGGCAGGACTTCTGCCAGCTCGATCAGATTGCCGAAGGGATCGCAGAAGAAGGCGAGGCGGCGGTTGATCGCCAATAGCTCGAACGGCTCGGTGACGATAGTGACGCCGCGCGCACGCAGTTCTTCGACGGTGGCGTCAACGCTTGCGACATTCAGGCAGAAATGGTGGTAGCCCGCATATTTGAGACTGTCGCCGAGATCGGTATAAGGGCGGACCTCCGCCGGCGCCGGATCGCCGCCACCCAGGATTTCCACATAGAAATGGTCGTCGGTGGCAGGTGCGAGATAGGCAAGCTGCTCGTCGGCATAGTCCCACTCGGCAACGACGCGAAAGTCGAGTTTCTCGACATACCAGCGTTTGGCGGTTTCGAGGTCCGGCGTGCGAACGGCAACGTGATGTCCGCGCATGTCAGAGAAGGGCGATGCCGTGTTGCGGGCGGGAGGAATGAAGTCGGCCATTGTCTTGTCTCCTGTCTGGTCCGGTACCAGCGCCGGTTTGCGAGGAGAAATCTGGACCTTTTCGACGATCATGATTAGAGAGATAATCTTCCTCTCAATGATGAGTGAGATTTAACAATGCGCAGCACGGATCTTTCGGAATTGGCGGCATTCGATGCGGTTGCCCGTCACCGCAACTTTCGCCGGGCCGGCGAAGAGCGCGGGGTGACCGCTTCGGCGATTAGCCATGCGGTGGGCAATCTTGAGGCACGCGTCGGTATCCGTCTGCTCAACCGGACAACCCGCAGCGTGTCGCTGACCGATGCCGGTGCTATGCTGCTTGCGCAACTGTCGCCCGCCTTCGGCGAGATCGGCTCGGCGCTCGATGCCCTCAACCAGTTTCGGGACACACCGTTCGGCAAGGTTCGGATCAACGCGCCCAATTCGGTCGCGCCGTTCGTCTTCCGATCGGTCATCGGCCCGCTGATCGCAGAAAATCCTGGTCTCCAGTTGGAAATCGTCGCCACCGATCGGCTTGTCGACATTGTGGAGGAGGGGTTCGATGCTGGCATCCGTCTCGGCGAAAGCCTGCGCGATGGCATGACGGCTGTGAAGATCAAGCCCCGGCTGCGGTTTGCCGTCGTGGGCTCAACAAGCTATTTCGAGCGTCATCCGCTCCCCAAAACCCCGGATGATCTGCGTGACCATGTCTGTATCCGCAACATCTATCCAAGCGGCAAGCCATACGCCTGGGAGTTCAGTCGTGCAGGCAAGATCATCGAATTCGAGCCTACCGGTTCTCTGTCGCTCGATGACCATGAGCTGATGGTCGAGGCAGCGCTTTCGGGCGTGGGGCTGGCTTATGTCTGGGAGGAGCGGGCGCGTCCCTATATCGAGAATGGCAGCCTTGTCGAATGCCTGGCATCCTGGAGTGCGCCCGAGGACTGGCTTTATCTCTATTACCCGACGCGGAAATACCTGTCGGCCGGCCTGCGCGCCGTCATCGATGCGCTGCGTGTATGAATGGAGGGGTGCATCGAACAACAGCGCGAACAGAATATCTGCGAACATCGGTGCGGCAGACCTCTTGAAGCGGACCCGCGCACCGGGGGCTGTCGGTCCCGGTTCCAGCGTTGCAGTCGCTATGCTGAACCTCCTGCGGCAACCCTTTTAACCGGTCTTGCGGGAGGCGAACGGCTTTCGCGCTGCTCGCTACAGCTGGTATGCCCATTTCCAGTTTGGGCGCTTTCGTGACATCCGAGGGCAGTCACAACGAACTGCGCCGTATCGCCGGTGACCGTCTGGCTTACTGACGATGCCCGGCACCAACATGGTTGATCTAACAATCCTGCTGTGTTTTGAAGGGTGGGAACCGGCGGCAGGATTGATGACAGCAAGAATGGCAGAACAATTCGATATGTTTTCGGAAGAGGTTTCGCGCGACCGGGTGGTCAAGCGTGACATTTCCAAACACGCCAAGCCCGAACAACCTACCGTCTCCATGAGTGAAGAGGAGATGGTCCAGCATCTCTCACAGACGGGCCGCTACCGCATCCTCACGAAACTCGTGCCGCGGACGATTGCGCCATTCCCGCGTCCGGAATACTCCCTCAAGGGCATCATTCTCGACACCGAGACCACGGGCCTCAATGCGCGCAAGGATGAGATCATCGAGATTGGCGTGATCGCTTTCACCTTCGATGCGACAGGTAGCATTGGTGACGTGACCGGCATCTATGGTGGGCTTCAGCAGCCGACCATCTCCGTTCCCGCCGAAATCACCAGGCTCACCGGGATCACCAATGATATGGTAACCGGGCAGTCAGTCGATATGACTGCGTTGCAGGCGCTGATCGAACCAGCGGATCTGGTGATCGCCCACAATGCCGGTTTCGACCGGCCATTCTGCGAGGCGTTTTCTGATCTGTTCTCCGGTAAGGCCTGGGCCTGCTCCAACTCCGAGATCGACTGGTCGTCGAGGGGATATGAAGGGACCAAGCTCGGCTACCTGATCGGGCAGGCGGGCTACTTCCATGATGGTCATCGCGCGGTCGATGACTGTTTCGCGCTCCTGGAGGTCCTCGCCCGAGAGGCTGATGGATCGGCTTCCACCGCGTTCGCGGAACTCTACGAAGCAAGCCAACGGTCGCGTGTCCGGATATTTGCTGAGAACAGCCCCTTCGACATGAAGGACCACCTGAAGGCGCGAGGCTATCGCTGGTCGGATGGAAGCGACGGCCGTCCCAAATCCTGGTGGATCGAGGTTGGGGAAGAAGCGCTCGATGATGAGCTTCGCTATCTCAGGGCTGAAATCTACCGTTATCCAGACGCAGATCCTCCAATCAAACGCCTCACTGCCTTCGACCGGTTCCGGGCCTGATAGCCCCTTCAGCTCATCTCTGATTGGACCCATGCTTTGAGCGCATGGCCGACCTGAGACCTTGTGCCTTATCGACGGGCGTCCAAGGGCCTATATTCCAATCATCGAAACGACGTTGGAACCGAAGCGAGGTTGCTGGCGTCAAGTGACCTCACGAAAGGGGATCATCATGAACGTAGCACGCTCCTTCAACAACTGGCGCAAGTACCGTCAGACCGTTACCGAACTTGGCCGCATGAGCTCGCGTGAGCTGCAGGACCTCGGCATCAATCGTGCCGACATCCACAGCGTTGCCCGCCAGTCGGTCGCTCGCTAAGCGACGTTTTCCTGCCCATCCTGAATGACACTACGCCCGCCGATGACGCGGGCGTTTTTGTGTCTGACCGCCGCGAGGCGCTGCGCTGGAGATTTCTTTCGTTAGGAAGGGGCCGTGCATTTTCCGCATAGCTGCACTGCAGCAAAGTCTATTTAATGTGCGGCGAGAATGGGTATCTTGGTTTTCATCGAAGTGATGCACCTCCTCCCGCAGAGCTTCGAATTCAGACGGCCCACTCCTTCTCTCAAGGGGCGTCTGTCGGAACAGCGGCACTCCTCCTCCCAGCCGTTGTTCGGTTCTTTTCGGAAAGCCTGCCGCACCTCCTCCCGCGGCAGGCTTTTTCGTTTTGCGGACTTGCTGATCAGAGCCCGAGAGCTAGCTGCGGTTCTTGCCCGCTTTCTTCCGTGTTAAGGGACGACAGGGTGATCCCCAGGAGCCGCACTGGACGTTTGAACGGGAACACCGAGGCAAGGAGGTACTCCGCAATTTCCAGCATCTGGTCGATGCCCGAGACGGCTCCCGACACTGTCTGGCTGCGTGTCGCCTGGCTGAAATCCGAATACTTGATTTTGACGGTGATCGTCTTTCCCGTGATGTCGTGCGCCTCGCAATAGCGCCAGACCTTCTCGGCCAACGGCCGCAACTCGGCTTTGGCCAGATCGAGATCGTCGATGTCCTCAACGAACGTGTCCTCGGCGCCAACAGACTTTCGAATGCGATCGGGTCTCACCCGGCGTTCATCGACCCCACGGGCAATGCCGTAGAAATAAGGACCGGACTTCCCGAAATTCTGCTGAAGGAACGCGAGGGACTTCGACTTGAGATCAAGGCCGGTCTCTATCCCATGCCGTTTCATCCGCTCGGCGGTGGCCGGCCCGACCCCATGGAACTTCTTCACGGGCAGGGCCTCGACGAAACCTGGTCCGTTCTTCGGGGTGATGACCGCTTGTCCATTCGGCTTGTTCAGATCGCTTGCCATTTTCGCGAGGAACTTGTTGTAGGAAATGCCGGCCGAGGCATTGAGACCGGTGACCTCTTTGATCTTGGCGCGGATCTCCAGCGCGATCTCGGTGGCGATTTCCATGCCCTTCAAGTTCTCCGTGACATCGAGATAGGCCTCGTCGAGTGACAGTGGCTCGATCAGCGGCGTGTATTCGGCGAAGATTTCGCGGATTTGCTGGGAAACCGCCTTATAGACGTCGAACCGTGGAGGCACAAAGATCAGGTCCGGACATTTGCGCTTGGCGGTCACCGACGGCATGGCCGAATGCACGCCGAAGACACGGGCCTCGTAACTTGCGGCCGCCACAACGCCACGTGCCGCGGATCCACCGACGGCCAATGGCTTTCCGCGCAGCTCCGGATTGTCACGTTGCTCGACCGAGGCATAAAAGGCATCCATATCGACATGGACGATTTTGCGCACGGGTTGCACGCCACCCTTTCCGTCAGTTCCCAGACGGTAAACCGGCATTTCGTGAACAGGAATCTGACTGCTTTGGTCGTGCAGGGTGCTGGTAATCAAAGCAACAGACCTTCCTCGTCCGGCTTCGGTTTGGCCTGTGGCGGCACGATCACCAGCATGTTGCCCGGGAGCGGACGCTGTAGGTGGCGGGCTTCATCCCACGGTGCTGTCAGCCAGGTCTCGACTTCTTCAGGCGTAGTCAGGATGGACGGCATAGCCTTTTGATGAATCGGCGAGACAATCTCGTTGGGCGAGGTCGTCAGAAATCCAAACAGCTCGTATTCCTGCTCGCCATCCCTGACCTTCCGTACGCCTTTCCAGGGCGTCCAGAAGCCCGCGAAAAACATCAGCGGCCGATCTTCATTGCCGGCGAACCAGGCGTTCGGCACGCGCCCGCCCTCAATCTTGCTGGCTGGATCCGGTTCGGCAAAGGAGGTGAACGGCACGACGCAGCGGCTGGTTGGGCCGAGCCACCGCCGCCAGTGCGGCGAACTCACATTGCGAATATTGGTGACGCCGGGGTCGTAATTCTTCACAAAGGCCGGCGGCGACGGCATTCCCCAAGTCGCCCGGGCAATCTCGCGCTGTCCGTCCTCGGCAACGCGGACAATCGGCGCCTGATAGCCTGGATAAACATCGAAGGAGGCTTCATTCCAGCCGGCTCGATCCCGGAACGCCTTTGTAAATTGTAGAACCGCGTCGCGCGTGGTCGTCACATTATAGAGATTGCACACTACCCGTCCTCCTATCCAATGCTGGTCAAGGCGAAGTTTCCGACCCCTTCGGAACGCAATCAATCTTTGAAATCTCCAGCGATCACGTGGGCTTTTGCGGCTCAAAAACCACGGCCGCCTCCAGCAAACAGGGAAATCCCGTCCCGCATCTATCCTGCCCGTCAGAACCGTGCATCTTGTCGCAACCCATTGCCATGCGACGGCGAAGATCGACAAAACGCATGCTGGCGCCGAACTGTTTCACCAGCGCCTTGCGATCAAGCTCGCCCTCTTGCCCGCACGGCTTGCATTCGACGGTAATCACCGGTCCCTTGAAATCTCTGAGCGTCAGCAGGCCGGCCATATTTCTATTTTCTCATCTACGATATTTTTCGTCACATTCAGCATCGAATTGAATCTGCTTGATGAATCGATTGAGCAACAGCCGTCTCGTGATGCTGGCCGCAGTCCACCCGATTCTTGCCCGTTGACTCACCGCCGATTAAAGAACAAAAACAGAACATATCAGCTTTTTGTGGCTATGCAAATGCACTATTGACGTAGGAAACCGATGCCAGTCACCGCCGCCAACCCCGTCATTTCCGAACTTCAGGACCGCATCCGGCGGCTTGAGGGCGGAGCTGCGCGCAAGGGCGGGGTGCTGTCGTTCGGAATAGCCGAGATCGACGCAAAGCTTCCCGGTGGGGGGCTTGCCTGCGGTGCACTGCACGAAGTGGCTGGTGGTGGCGCCGACGCGGTCCATGGTGCCGCCGCCGCTCTGTTCGTCGCGGGGATCGTAGCGCGCACCAAGGGCGACATCCTTTGGTGCCTGGCGCGGCCGGATCTGTTCGCGCCGGCATTGGCACAAGCAGGCCTCCATCATGATCGGGTGATCTATGTCGAGGCCGACCGGGAAGAGGATGTGCTCACGAATTTCGAGGAGGGTCTTCGGTTTGGCGGGCTTGGCGCGGTCGTCGCCGAACTGGTGCGTTTGCCGATGACAGCCTCGCGGCGCTTGCAGCTGGCGGCCGAGGCCTCAGGCACGCTTGGCATTGCACTTCGACGATGGCGGCGTCCAGCGGAGGCTGCCGATTTTGGACAGCCGACGGCAGCAACGACACGGTGGCGCATCAGCGTTTTGCCCTCCGAGCCGCTTCCCGTGCCGGGCATCGGGCGGGCGCGCTGGCTGGCCGAACTAATCAGAGCGAGAGCCGGCGAGGCTGCAGAAATTGAAATAGGTGCCTGCGATGCCACGGGTCGTATCAGTCTTTCTCCCCACGCTCGCGACGGACAGGATCAGGCGCGCCGATCCCGGAATTTTGCCTGCAACACCGGTCGTTGTCGTCTCCCACAGCGGATCGAAACGCACCGTGGCCGCAGTCGACGCGGCGGCCTTCAAGGTCGGGGTGCGTGTCGGTATGCCCGCCGCCAAAGCCCAGGCGATGATATCCGGCCTACATTTGGTCGATGCCGATCCGGCCGGCGACGCCTTGGCAATCGAGCGCCTGGCGCTTTGGATGCTGCGCCAATATACGCCTGTCGTAGCGACAGACAGTCCCGACGGGGTCGTCATGGATACCGAGGGGGCCGACCATCTACGCGGCGGCGAACTGCTTATGCTCACCGGCCTCGTCAACGCTCTGAGAGGTCGCGGCCTTCAGGCCCGTGGCGCCATCGCTGACACCTGGGGCTGCGCTCACGCCATTGCCCGCGCCACGCGGCGAGAGGTGATCATCGTGCCAGTGGGTGAGACAGCAAAGGCCGTCGTCAACCTGCCGATTTCCAGCCTTCGTCTGCCTTCCGACATCGTCGGCGGTCTGGCGGTGCTCGGGTTTCGCACCGTCGGCGAGCTTTCCGCAACGCCGCGGGCGCCTCTGACACTGCGTTTCGGGCCGGAGGTCGGCCGCAGGCTCGATCAGATGTTTGGATGTCTCGCCGAACCGATCGATCCCATTCGCACCGTTGAGTTCGTCGAGGTGTCCCGGTCGTTCTCCGAGCCGATCGGCGCGGCCGAGACCATCGCCAAATATATCGGCAAGCTCGTGGTCGAACTCTGTGCCGCCTTGGAGACGCGCGGGCAGGGCGTTCGCCGCGCCGATCTGATCATCTACCGCGTCGACAACACATTGCAGTCCCTGCGTGCCGGCACGGCAAAGCCGGTGCGCGATATCCCTCATCTGACAAAGCTTCTCTGTTCCAGCATCGAGAAGATCGATCCCGGTTTCGGCATCGAGAAACTGTCCCTTGCCGCAACGATGATCGAACCGTTCGAAGAAAAGCAGTCGATCTCCTCACTGGTCGAAGAAACCATCGTCGATGTTACACCGCTGCTCGACAGTTTTGGAAATCGCGGCCAGCGCATGTACCGGCTGGCGCCTGTCGAAAGCGACGTCCCCGAGCGCAATGTCGGACGTGTCTCCCCCGTTTCCGCGAAACTCGGTCAAGCCTGGCCGACGCGCTGGCCGCGGCCAAGCCGCATGCTGGCGCGCCCGGAGCGGATCGAGGTGATTGCGCTCACGCCCGACCATCCGCCGGCATCGATGACCTGGCGCG encodes the following:
- a CDS encoding oxidoreductase, with translation MKIWFITGASRGFGALITTRALAQGDAVVATARNPKAITERFGEHPNLLPVALDVTDDKQATAAVKVAIDRFGQIDILLNNAGFGLMGAVEEATVSEIEAVYRTNVFGLLNVTRAVLPSMRRARSGRILNISSIGGYRGAAGFGVYSSTKFAVEGLSEALHDELAPLGIHVTVVEPGYFRTDFLDSSSLSVSGNIIGDYSETAGKVRTIAAGVSHNQPGDPQKLAEVLIAFTDAPNPPVRLPLGSDTVAAIEKKHAHDAAILSEWRTVSVSTDFAVG
- a CDS encoding VOC family protein → MADFIPPARNTASPFSDMRGHHVAVRTPDLETAKRWYVEKLDFRVVAEWDYADEQLAYLAPATDDHFYVEILGGGDPAPAEVRPYTDLGDSLKYAGYHHFCLNVASVDATVEELRARGVTIVTEPFELLAINRRLAFFCDPFGNLIELAEVLP
- a CDS encoding LysR family transcriptional regulator, which translates into the protein MRSTDLSELAAFDAVARHRNFRRAGEERGVTASAISHAVGNLEARVGIRLLNRTTRSVSLTDAGAMLLAQLSPAFGEIGSALDALNQFRDTPFGKVRINAPNSVAPFVFRSVIGPLIAENPGLQLEIVATDRLVDIVEEGFDAGIRLGESLRDGMTAVKIKPRLRFAVVGSTSYFERHPLPKTPDDLRDHVCIRNIYPSGKPYAWEFSRAGKIIEFEPTGSLSLDDHELMVEAALSGVGLAYVWEERARPYIENGSLVECLASWSAPEDWLYLYYPTRKYLSAGLRAVIDALRV
- a CDS encoding 3'-5' exonuclease, with protein sequence MAEQFDMFSEEVSRDRVVKRDISKHAKPEQPTVSMSEEEMVQHLSQTGRYRILTKLVPRTIAPFPRPEYSLKGIILDTETTGLNARKDEIIEIGVIAFTFDATGSIGDVTGIYGGLQQPTISVPAEITRLTGITNDMVTGQSVDMTALQALIEPADLVIAHNAGFDRPFCEAFSDLFSGKAWACSNSEIDWSSRGYEGTKLGYLIGQAGYFHDGHRAVDDCFALLEVLAREADGSASTAFAELYEASQRSRVRIFAENSPFDMKDHLKARGYRWSDGSDGRPKSWWIEVGEEALDDELRYLRAEIYRYPDADPPIKRLTAFDRFRA
- a CDS encoding DUF1127 domain-containing protein → MNVARSFNNWRKYRQTVTELGRMSSRELQDLGINRADIHSVARQSVAR
- the dinB gene encoding DNA polymerase IV; translation: MPVYRLGTDGKGGVQPVRKIVHVDMDAFYASVEQRDNPELRGKPLAVGGSAARGVVAAASYEARVFGVHSAMPSVTAKRKCPDLIFVPPRFDVYKAVSQQIREIFAEYTPLIEPLSLDEAYLDVTENLKGMEIATEIALEIRAKIKEVTGLNASAGISYNKFLAKMASDLNKPNGQAVITPKNGPGFVEALPVKKFHGVGPATAERMKRHGIETGLDLKSKSLAFLQQNFGKSGPYFYGIARGVDERRVRPDRIRKSVGAEDTFVEDIDDLDLAKAELRPLAEKVWRYCEAHDITGKTITVKIKYSDFSQATRSQTVSGAVSGIDQMLEIAEYLLASVFPFKRPVRLLGITLSSLNTEESGQEPQLALGL
- a CDS encoding SOS response-associated peptidase, with product MCNLYNVTTTRDAVLQFTKAFRDRAGWNEASFDVYPGYQAPIVRVAEDGQREIARATWGMPSPPAFVKNYDPGVTNIRNVSSPHWRRWLGPTSRCVVPFTSFAEPDPASKIEGGRVPNAWFAGNEDRPLMFFAGFWTPWKGVRKVRDGEQEYELFGFLTTSPNEIVSPIHQKAMPSILTTPEEVETWLTAPWDEARHLQRPLPGNMLVIVPPQAKPKPDEEGLLL
- a CDS encoding Y-family DNA polymerase, which produces MPRVVSVFLPTLATDRIRRADPGILPATPVVVVSHSGSKRTVAAVDAAAFKVGVRVGMPAAKAQAMISGLHLVDADPAGDALAIERLALWMLRQYTPVVATDSPDGVVMDTEGADHLRGGELLMLTGLVNALRGRGLQARGAIADTWGCAHAIARATRREVIIVPVGETAKAVVNLPISSLRLPSDIVGGLAVLGFRTVGELSATPRAPLTLRFGPEVGRRLDQMFGCLAEPIDPIRTVEFVEVSRSFSEPIGAAETIAKYIGKLVVELCAALETRGQGVRRADLIIYRVDNTLQSLRAGTAKPVRDIPHLTKLLCSSIEKIDPGFGIEKLSLAATMIEPFEEKQSISSLVEETIVDVTPLLDSFGNRGQRMYRLAPVESDVPERNVGRVSPVSAKLGQAWPTRWPRPSRMLARPERIEVIALTPDHPPASMTWRGKRRRIKRGDGPERVFGEWWVRSSEMEAVRDYYSVEDEDGNRFWVYRSGDGLDPATGTAKWFLHGIYG